The Tissierellales bacterium DNA segment GTATCGATTATTGCGTGGAATTAAGAGGAACCACATTAGATCCAGAAATCACAGATTTATTTGTAGATTTAATAAAAAAAGATGAGAATGTAGATTAAATACATTCTCATCTTTTTTTGCTATTACATTGAAATAGGTACAACTTTCCAAATGTCATTTTCTTTTATTACTTGAATTGGCTGGTTTTCAAGAGTTTTATTCACTTGAACATCTTCGCCAGATTCATTTTTTTCAGTAGCTTTATAAGTGTAAGTAACAGAAACTGTATAACCCTTATCGTTTGGAGTCATATCACCAACTGTATATTTAGATATTGATATATTGCTTTTTTCATGATTAGATGCAAAAGTGTCATAGTCTTTATCTCTTGACTCGATTGCAGTTATTAAATATAGAGAAGCTGTCTTGTCATATCTTTCAGCTTTTAAATATTTTTTAACAGCATCTATAGGTGTTCGTTCTATACGATCTAAAGATACATCTTTTACATCTTTCTTTTCATAATTGTAGAAGAATATTCTTGGATCATAAGTGTTACCAGCATCCCAGATTAAATAATCGTTTATGCCTAGATCCATACAAGCTAGAATTTGTTTTCGAATATTTTCAGGTGAATAATCGATGTGACCTTTAACCCATCCTGCTGTAAAACCTTGGATCCAAGGTCTTATAGTTGCTGGAGTTTGCTGTGCAGCATTTTTTTCTATAGCTTCCTTCATAGATGCTTCCAATACGCCGTAAGGATGAGCATCTGGATATTTAAATCCATACCATCCGGTAGAATAATGGCTAGGATACACCATAGGACAAATGTACTCGGTAGTATTTGCAACTTTTCTCCATGTTTGACCAATATCTTCAGGTTTATCATCCCAATTTCGTGTTATAACACCAAAAACATCAGCTGCTATATTTACGCCATAAGGAGACAGTTCTTGTCTTGCAAATTCAAGAAAATCTTCAATTCCTTCATCTTTATCTCTATCATTTCTATGCGGATAGTTAACTTGCTTATTATA contains these protein-coding regions:
- a CDS encoding putative glycoside hydrolase: MNKLKFYAIISLCATLALTGCKTGTAQNNEQSNIGEQTVSSEVNSEPTETEAERIEREKKEAEEAAKFEAEKKAEERLALETSRKEQYKEFYVPLPALDQEVAKKMIEAKGLYVTGSVAGYKFDESRIESYAKYVEGLKTGNQELISQNSASNKNANLLEKAVGICLATEVNALVIDVKNDSGFMTYNSDVEATNIAKSNSKNSIRNIDALIELLKKHDIYAIARIVTFKDPHFARTMSKHSMQSKSGGVWHDRHGIPWVNQFDEYVWNYNVAIAKEAALKGFDEIQFDYVRFPDNARVYNKQVNYPHRNDRDKDEGIEDFLEFARQELSPYGVNIAADVFGVITRNWDDKPEDIGQTWRKVANTTEYICPMVYPSHYSTGWYGFKYPDAHPYGVLEASMKEAIEKNAAQQTPATIRPWIQGFTAGWVKGHIDYSPENIRKQILACMDLGINDYLIWDAGNTYDPRIFFYNYEKKDVKDVSLDRIERTPIDAVKKYLKAERYDKTASLYLITAIESRDKDYDTFASNHEKSNISISKYTVGDMTPNDKGYTVSVTYTYKATEKNESGEDVQVNKTLENQPIQVIKENDIWKVVPISM